The Micromonospora sp. NBC_01740 genome includes a window with the following:
- a CDS encoding PH domain-containing protein: MANATYDRKEQFQQIQSGLLHGEQIIAVYDAVGTGTGFIGLTDRRVIIQDRSFVGKRYAITSIPYSKITSVSVVSNKSWGGSFFSTGAIAIHVGTHTYEVEFRGADKSHHVHNVILHHIS, encoded by the coding sequence ATGGCGAACGCGACGTACGACCGCAAGGAGCAGTTCCAGCAGATCCAGAGCGGCCTGCTCCACGGAGAACAGATCATCGCCGTCTACGACGCCGTCGGCACCGGCACCGGCTTCATCGGCCTGACCGATCGGCGCGTCATCATCCAGGACCGCTCCTTCGTCGGTAAGCGGTACGCCATCACCAGCATCCCGTACTCGAAGATCACCAGCGTCAGCGTGGTCAGCAACAAGTCGTGGGGCGGCTCGTTCTTCTCCACCGGGGCCATCGCGATCCACGTCGGCACGCACACCTACGAGGTGGAGTTCCGGGGCGCCGACAAGAGCCACCACGTGCACAACGTGATCCTGCACCACATCAGCTGA
- a CDS encoding winged helix-turn-helix domain-containing protein, protein MTIDPRSHTPVYVQLADLLRHQIESGQLPTGSILSSEARLTQEHGIGRDAVRMAIGILRSEGLVSTSRRGTRVRETPRREPVELAPGATVVARMPTGEERRSMQLDEGVPVLEVRHPEGTTEVLAGDQVKLTRPTG, encoded by the coding sequence ATGACCATCGATCCGCGTTCGCACACGCCGGTCTACGTCCAGCTGGCCGACCTGTTGCGTCACCAGATCGAGTCGGGACAGCTACCCACCGGCTCCATCCTGAGCAGCGAGGCCAGGCTCACCCAGGAGCACGGCATCGGGCGTGACGCCGTCCGCATGGCGATCGGCATCCTGCGGTCCGAAGGACTGGTCAGCACGAGCCGACGCGGCACCCGGGTGCGGGAGACCCCACGACGCGAACCCGTGGAACTCGCTCCCGGCGCAACGGTGGTCGCGCGGATGCCCACGGGCGAGGAGCGGCGGAGCATGCAACTCGACGAGGGCGTGCCGGTGCTGGAGGTTCGCCACCCGGAGGGCACCACGGAGGTGCTGGCCGGCGACCAGGTCAAACTGACCCGCCCCACCGGCTGA
- a CDS encoding RNA polymerase sigma factor, which yields MADGPTDRLAVADAVATASTGSYARIVATLIRVTGDWTLAEDCAQEASALALARWPVEGVPANPGGWLMTAARNRAIDVLRRSSVERRKLRELAVLTLTGAEPEPGTAGEGEIVDDRLRLVFTCCHPALALEARVALTLRTVCGVSTADIARAFLVTESTMTRRLTRAKAKIAAAGIPYRVPTGPMLAERLPGVLAVLYLLFTRGYDADGEPAFADEAIRLARLLDRLMPGQPEVAAQLALFLLQHSRRAARRDRDGNLLTLDRQDRARWDHAAIAEGVGILARVPADGPYALQARIAACHATAASAEATDWGAIAEAYDRLAGWQPSPVVELNRAVAHGYAYGPAAGLALLAAARAGGALDGYPLAVAAEAELTARQGDRERAAALFRRAADAHRGAERRALLERADQLS from the coding sequence GTGGCTGACGGCCCCACCGACCGGCTCGCGGTGGCCGACGCCGTCGCCACCGCGAGCACCGGGTCGTACGCCCGGATCGTCGCGACGCTGATCCGGGTCACCGGCGACTGGACCCTGGCCGAGGACTGCGCCCAGGAGGCGTCGGCGCTCGCGCTGGCCCGATGGCCGGTGGAGGGCGTGCCCGCCAACCCGGGCGGCTGGCTGATGACGGCGGCCCGCAACCGCGCGATCGACGTGCTCCGGCGCTCCTCGGTCGAGCGGCGCAAGCTGCGTGAGCTGGCAGTCCTCACGCTGACCGGAGCGGAGCCCGAGCCGGGAACGGCGGGGGAGGGGGAGATCGTGGACGACCGGCTGCGGCTCGTCTTCACCTGCTGCCACCCGGCCCTGGCGCTGGAGGCGCGGGTCGCCCTGACGCTGCGTACGGTCTGCGGGGTGTCGACCGCCGACATCGCGCGGGCCTTCCTGGTCACCGAGTCGACCATGACCCGGCGGCTCACCCGGGCCAAGGCGAAGATCGCCGCCGCCGGCATCCCGTACCGGGTGCCGACCGGCCCGATGCTCGCGGAGCGGCTCCCCGGCGTCCTCGCCGTGCTGTACCTGCTCTTCACCCGGGGCTACGACGCCGACGGCGAGCCCGCCTTCGCCGACGAGGCGATCCGCCTGGCCCGGCTGCTCGACCGGCTGATGCCGGGCCAGCCCGAGGTGGCCGCCCAGCTGGCCCTCTTCCTCCTCCAGCACTCCCGGCGCGCCGCCCGCCGCGACCGCGACGGCAACCTGCTCACCCTCGACCGGCAGGACCGCGCCCGCTGGGACCACGCCGCGATCGCCGAGGGCGTCGGCATCCTCGCGCGGGTCCCGGCGGACGGCCCGTACGCCCTCCAGGCCCGGATCGCCGCCTGCCACGCCACCGCCGCGTCCGCCGAGGCCACCGACTGGGGCGCGATCGCCGAGGCATACGACCGGCTCGCCGGGTGGCAGCCGTCGCCGGTGGTCGAGCTGAACCGCGCCGTCGCGCACGGTTACGCGTACGGGCCGGCGGCGGGGCTGGCGCTGCTGGCCGCCGCCCGGGCCGGCGGGGCGCTGGACGGCTACCCGCTCGCCGTCGCCGCGGAGGCGGAGCTGACCGCCCGGCAGGGCGACCGCGAGCGGGCCGCCGCGCTGTTCCGGCGGGCCGCCGACGCCCACCGCGGGGCGGAGCGCCGCGCCCTGCTGGAGCGCGCCGACCAGCTCAGCTGA
- a CDS encoding YciI family protein, producing MKYLMFVCTDSEPDTDRADWPDIEAWVAENDARGRRLTGDALAETTAATTVRVRNGELLVSDGPFAETKEVIVGFDLLECADLDEAIEVARAHPMAREGRLELRPIVSLGG from the coding sequence ATGAAATACCTGATGTTCGTCTGCACCGACAGCGAGCCGGACACCGACCGGGCCGACTGGCCGGACATCGAGGCGTGGGTGGCGGAGAACGACGCCCGGGGCCGGCGGCTGACGGGCGACGCCCTCGCGGAGACGACGGCGGCCACCACGGTCCGCGTCCGCAACGGGGAGTTGCTGGTCTCCGACGGCCCGTTCGCCGAGACGAAGGAGGTCATCGTGGGCTTCGACCTGCTGGAGTGCGCCGACCTGGACGAGGCGATCGAGGTGGCGCGCGCCCACCCGATGGCGCGCGAGGGCCGGCTCGAACTACGTCCGATCGTCAGCCTGGGTGGCTGA
- a CDS encoding 4a-hydroxytetrahydrobiopterin dehydratase has translation MRALFSSRSKHDYLDDALTLLPGWIREGEQIRRTLVIDDSQHAALTERVKVVADALHLRPEISRLADQTRIRVGHGNAPLTEGEVLLAARIEDAYRAVTQP, from the coding sequence ATGCGCGCGCTGTTCAGCAGTCGATCCAAGCACGACTACCTCGACGACGCTCTCACCCTGCTCCCCGGCTGGATCCGCGAGGGTGAGCAGATCCGACGCACCCTCGTCATCGACGACTCGCAGCACGCCGCCCTCACCGAGCGGGTGAAGGTGGTCGCCGACGCGCTGCACCTGCGTCCGGAGATCAGCCGCCTGGCCGACCAGACCCGCATCCGGGTGGGACACGGCAACGCGCCGCTGACCGAGGGGGAGGTCCTGCTGGCCGCCCGCATCGAGGACGCCTACCGCGCGGTCACCCAGCCCTGA
- a CDS encoding class I SAM-dependent methyltransferase: MRHGEFRHPRLVEVYDAECPWSRDDDWFLAVVGETPGVRVIDLGCGTGRLTLALAEAGHTVTGVDPAGASLDAARAKPGAERVTWVEGTSAVLPDRSSDVAVLTSHVAQFLVDDDEWARTLADLARALVPGGRLAFDSRDPADRRWERWNPVDSRRRITLPGGEVVRAWTEVHTVAGGRVDFTHHYLFGDGEELLSSATLRFRTEEELRGSLRTAGFAVDRIHGGWGGEPVGRGDGEFLVLARRQ; the protein is encoded by the coding sequence ATGAGGCACGGAGAGTTCCGCCATCCACGGCTGGTCGAGGTCTACGACGCCGAGTGCCCCTGGTCGCGCGACGACGACTGGTTCCTCGCCGTCGTCGGCGAGACGCCCGGCGTACGGGTCATCGACCTGGGCTGCGGCACCGGGCGGCTCACCCTCGCCCTGGCCGAGGCCGGCCACACCGTCACCGGCGTCGACCCGGCCGGCGCGTCGCTGGACGCCGCCCGCGCCAAGCCGGGCGCCGAGCGGGTGACCTGGGTCGAGGGCACCTCGGCCGTACTGCCGGACCGGTCGTCCGACGTGGCGGTGCTGACCAGCCATGTCGCGCAGTTCCTCGTGGACGACGACGAGTGGGCGCGTACGCTCGCCGACCTGGCCCGGGCGCTGGTGCCCGGCGGCCGGCTGGCGTTCGACTCGCGCGACCCGGCGGACCGGCGGTGGGAACGCTGGAACCCGGTCGACTCGCGGCGACGGATCACGCTGCCCGGCGGCGAGGTGGTCCGGGCGTGGACGGAGGTCCACACGGTGGCCGGCGGGCGGGTCGACTTCACCCACCACTACCTCTTCGGCGACGGCGAGGAGTTGCTCAGCTCGGCCACCCTGCGTTTCCGCACGGAGGAGGAGCTGCGCGGTTCGCTGCGGACCGCCGGCTTCGCCGTGGACCGGATCCACGGCGGCTGGGGCGGGGAGCCGGTGGGCCGGGGTGACGGCGAGTTCCTCGTCCTCGCCCGCCGGCAGTGA
- a CDS encoding cupin domain-containing protein encodes MQKVRLRRLPVTSPPIPEGGGRIQSPAGELAQIVNGGTYRFLAYLEFRPDAARPRGNHYHAHKTETLYVISGRLRAVFRDLDSGERTELTIEAGDAVTVESRCAHVYFALEHSQAVELADTPYDPGDTHPCDVVGGG; translated from the coding sequence GTGCAGAAGGTACGCCTCCGCCGGCTTCCGGTGACGTCACCGCCGATCCCGGAAGGTGGCGGTCGGATCCAGTCGCCGGCCGGCGAGCTGGCCCAGATCGTCAACGGCGGCACCTACCGCTTCCTGGCGTACCTGGAGTTCCGGCCGGATGCCGCCCGGCCGCGCGGCAACCACTACCACGCCCACAAGACGGAGACGCTGTACGTGATCAGCGGGCGGCTCCGGGCGGTGTTCCGCGACCTGGACTCCGGCGAGCGGACCGAGCTGACGATCGAGGCGGGCGACGCGGTCACGGTGGAGTCGCGCTGCGCCCACGTCTACTTCGCCCTGGAGCACTCCCAGGCCGTCGAGTTGGCGGACACGCCGTACGACCCGGGCGACACCCACCCCTGCGACGTCGTCGGCGGCGGCTGA
- a CDS encoding DUF1801 domain-containing protein, which yields METTTVTDYLADLDAPLREIGEKLRPVIEAALPGANGAVWHGHPVWGLGDRPGRRPVCLVKAYGSYVTFGLWRGGEVTDPSGRLVAGARQMASVKLRTLADVDPALFTDWLRQAHALEVR from the coding sequence ATGGAAACGACGACAGTCACCGACTACCTGGCCGATCTCGACGCCCCGCTGCGGGAGATCGGCGAGAAGCTACGCCCCGTCATCGAGGCGGCCCTGCCGGGGGCGAACGGGGCGGTGTGGCACGGACACCCGGTCTGGGGCCTCGGCGACCGGCCGGGTCGGCGCCCCGTCTGCCTCGTGAAGGCGTACGGCTCGTACGTCACCTTCGGGCTGTGGCGTGGTGGCGAGGTCACCGACCCGTCGGGGCGGCTGGTCGCCGGCGCCCGGCAGATGGCCTCCGTCAAGCTGCGCACCCTCGCCGACGTCGACCCCGCCCTGTTCACCGACTGGCTGCGCCAGGCCCACGCTCTGGAGGTCAGGTGA
- a CDS encoding fumarate reductase/succinate dehydrogenase flavoprotein subunit, translating to MTNTTRIERHHYDVVVIGAGGAGLRAAIEARLAGKKTAIISKSLFGKAHTVMAEGGAAAAMGNVNSRDNWQVHFRDTMRGGKFLNNFRMAELHAKESPQRIWELETYGALFDRTKDGKISQRNFGGHEYPRLAHVGDRTGLELIRTLQQKIVSLQQEDKRDHGSYDARIKVFSETTITELLLDGDRVAGAFGYYRESGEFVLFEAPAVVLATGGVGRSYKVTSNSWEYTGDGHALALRAGATLINMEFLQFHPTGMVWPPSVKGILVTESVRGDGGVLKNSDGKRFMFDYVPDVFRKQYAETEEEADRWYTDPDNNRRPPELLPRDEVARAINSEVKAGRGTPAGGVYLDIASRKPAEEIRRRLPSMYHQFKELADVDITKEPMEVGPTCHYVMGGVEVDPDSGAAFGHVRGLFAAGEVSGGMHGSNRLGGNSLSDLLVFGKRAGGHAATYADSLPARPKVGVAAVEAAVETALAPLQRDTGESPYTLQQDLQAVMGDLVGIIRREGELVDALGRLAELRERVAKVSASGGRRYNPGWHLALDLRNMLVVSECTAKAALERRESRGGHTREDHPAMDPAWRRVNLVCSLDGDAVRLERKPLPRMRPELIGLFDRAELAKYLTDEELAEFDAQVADVETEKER from the coding sequence ATGACCAACACAACGCGAATCGAACGACACCACTACGACGTCGTCGTGATCGGGGCCGGCGGCGCCGGCCTGCGCGCGGCGATCGAGGCCCGCCTCGCCGGCAAGAAGACCGCGATCATCTCCAAGTCGCTCTTCGGCAAGGCACACACGGTGATGGCCGAGGGCGGCGCCGCCGCCGCGATGGGGAACGTGAACAGCCGGGACAACTGGCAGGTGCACTTCCGCGACACGATGCGCGGCGGCAAGTTCCTCAACAACTTCCGGATGGCCGAGCTGCACGCGAAGGAGTCGCCGCAGCGGATCTGGGAGCTGGAGACGTACGGTGCGCTCTTCGACCGCACCAAGGACGGGAAGATCTCGCAGCGCAACTTCGGTGGCCACGAGTACCCCCGCCTGGCGCACGTCGGCGACCGGACCGGCCTGGAGCTGATCCGCACCCTCCAGCAGAAGATCGTGTCGCTCCAGCAGGAGGACAAGCGCGACCACGGCTCGTACGACGCCCGGATCAAGGTCTTCTCCGAGACCACGATCACCGAGCTGCTGCTCGACGGCGACCGGGTCGCCGGCGCGTTCGGCTACTACCGGGAGTCCGGCGAGTTCGTCCTCTTCGAGGCGCCCGCGGTGGTGCTGGCGACCGGCGGCGTCGGCCGCTCCTACAAGGTCACCTCGAACTCCTGGGAGTACACGGGTGACGGGCACGCGCTCGCGCTGCGGGCCGGCGCGACGCTGATCAACATGGAGTTCCTCCAGTTCCACCCGACCGGCATGGTCTGGCCGCCCTCGGTGAAGGGCATCCTGGTCACCGAGTCGGTGCGCGGCGACGGCGGCGTGCTGAAGAACTCCGACGGCAAGCGGTTCATGTTCGACTACGTCCCCGACGTCTTCCGCAAGCAGTACGCGGAGACCGAGGAGGAGGCGGACCGCTGGTACACCGACCCGGACAACAACCGGCGACCGCCGGAGCTGCTGCCGCGCGACGAGGTGGCCCGGGCGATCAACAGCGAGGTCAAGGCCGGGCGGGGCACGCCGGCGGGCGGCGTCTACCTGGACATCGCCTCCCGCAAGCCGGCGGAGGAGATCCGCCGCCGCCTGCCGTCGATGTACCACCAGTTCAAGGAGCTGGCCGACGTCGACATCACCAAGGAGCCGATGGAGGTCGGGCCGACCTGTCACTACGTGATGGGCGGTGTCGAGGTCGACCCGGACAGCGGGGCCGCGTTCGGCCACGTGCGGGGGCTCTTCGCCGCGGGCGAGGTGTCCGGCGGCATGCACGGCTCCAACCGGCTCGGCGGCAACTCCCTGTCCGACCTGCTGGTGTTCGGCAAGCGCGCGGGCGGCCACGCCGCCACGTACGCCGACAGCCTCCCCGCGCGCCCGAAGGTGGGCGTCGCCGCCGTGGAGGCCGCGGTGGAGACGGCCCTGGCCCCGTTGCAGCGGGACACCGGCGAGAGCCCGTACACCCTCCAGCAGGACCTCCAGGCGGTGATGGGCGACCTGGTCGGCATCATCCGGCGCGAGGGCGAGCTGGTCGACGCGCTGGGCAGGCTGGCGGAGCTGCGGGAGCGGGTGGCGAAGGTCAGCGCGAGCGGCGGCCGGCGCTACAACCCGGGCTGGCACCTGGCGCTCGACCTGCGCAACATGCTGGTGGTCTCGGAGTGCACCGCGAAGGCGGCGCTGGAGCGGCGCGAGTCGCGCGGCGGGCACACCCGGGAGGACCACCCGGCGATGGATCCGGCGTGGCGTCGGGTCAACCTGGTCTGCTCCCTCGACGGCGACGCGGTGCGCCTGGAGCGCAAGCCGCTGCCGAGGATGCGCCCGGAGCTGATCGGCCTCTTCGACCGCGCGGAGCTGGCCAAGTACCTCACGGACGAGGAACTCGCCGAGTTCGACGCCCAGGTCGCCGACGTCGAGACCGAGAAGGAGCGCTGA
- a CDS encoding succinate dehydrogenase/fumarate reductase iron-sulfur subunit, whose translation MGNQNPQGPGKPGAKRQFRIWRGDENGGDLQDYMVEVNEGEVVLDVIHRLQATDAPDLACRWNCKAGKCGSCSMEINGKPRLSCMTRMSTFTEDETVTVTPLRTFPVIRDLVTDVSFNYEKARETPAFAPPADLAPGEYRMQQVDVERSQEFRKCIECFLCQNVCHVIRDHEENKQAFSGPRYFIRAAELDMHPLDAKSDRKEYAQAEQGLGFCNITKCCTEVCPEHIKITDNGIIPMKERVVDRRYDPLVWLGSKIFRRGQVPQTIVTSEHASGAVRGSAAHGGVHSHAGGSHDPRAEVQAQRGVNWDREVPRPTAPAVDDHGRLPLTELTFDRAAAPSPFGDDVTFPLPPEHLNFAHPEQDKH comes from the coding sequence ATGGGTAACCAGAACCCCCAGGGGCCCGGGAAGCCGGGCGCGAAGCGCCAGTTCCGCATCTGGCGCGGCGACGAGAACGGCGGCGACCTCCAGGACTACATGGTGGAGGTCAACGAGGGCGAGGTGGTCCTCGACGTCATCCACCGGCTCCAGGCGACCGACGCCCCCGACCTGGCCTGCCGCTGGAACTGCAAGGCCGGCAAGTGCGGCTCCTGCTCGATGGAGATCAACGGCAAGCCGCGGCTGAGCTGCATGACCCGGATGTCCACCTTCACGGAGGACGAGACGGTCACGGTCACCCCGCTGCGCACCTTCCCGGTGATCCGGGACCTGGTCACCGACGTCTCGTTCAACTACGAGAAGGCGCGGGAGACGCCGGCGTTCGCGCCGCCGGCCGACCTGGCGCCCGGCGAGTACCGGATGCAGCAGGTCGACGTGGAGCGCTCGCAGGAGTTCCGCAAGTGCATCGAGTGCTTCCTGTGCCAGAACGTCTGCCACGTGATCCGGGACCACGAGGAGAACAAGCAGGCGTTCTCGGGGCCGCGGTACTTCATCCGGGCGGCCGAGCTGGACATGCACCCGCTGGACGCGAAGAGCGACCGCAAGGAGTACGCGCAGGCCGAGCAGGGTCTCGGATTCTGCAACATCACCAAGTGCTGCACCGAGGTCTGCCCCGAGCACATCAAGATCACCGACAACGGGATCATCCCCATGAAGGAACGGGTCGTCGACCGCAGGTACGATCCCCTCGTGTGGCTTGGTAGCAAGATCTTCCGGAGGGGTCAGGTGCCTCAGACCATCGTGACCAGCGAACACGCCAGCGGCGCGGTCCGCGGCAGCGCCGCCCACGGGGGCGTGCACTCGCACGCGGGCGGCTCCCACGACCCGCGGGCCGAGGTGCAGGCGCAGCGCGGCGTCAACTGGGACCGCGAGGTGCCGAGGCCGACCGCGCCCGCCGTCGACGACCACGGCAGGCTGCCGCTGACGGAGCTCACCTTCGACCGGGCGGCGGCGCCGTCGCCGTTCGGCGACGACGTGACCTTCCCGCTGCCGCCGGAGCACCTGAACTTCGCCCACCCGGAGCAGGACAAGCACTGA
- a CDS encoding VOC family protein, translated as MSAVRVTGFDHLVLNVTDVERALDFYCGLLGLAPVRVDQWRAGAVPFPSVRVDAGTIIDLVRRDRGESNVDHFCLVVEPLDWAEVVASGAFAVIEGPVGRFGARGSATSLYVRDPDGNSVELRWYPQDAA; from the coding sequence GTGAGCGCGGTACGGGTCACGGGCTTCGACCACCTGGTGCTCAACGTGACCGACGTGGAGCGCGCGCTGGACTTCTACTGCGGGCTGCTCGGCCTGGCCCCGGTGCGGGTCGACCAGTGGCGGGCCGGCGCGGTCCCGTTCCCCTCGGTACGGGTCGACGCGGGGACCATCATCGACCTCGTGCGCCGGGACCGGGGCGAATCCAACGTCGACCACTTCTGTCTGGTGGTGGAGCCGCTGGACTGGGCGGAGGTCGTCGCGTCGGGTGCCTTCGCGGTGATCGAGGGGCCGGTGGGCCGGTTCGGCGCGCGGGGCAGCGCCACCTCGCTCTACGTGCGGGATCCGGACGGCAACTCCGTCGAGCTGCGCTGGTATCCCCAGGACGCCGCCTGA
- a CDS encoding (deoxy)nucleoside triphosphate pyrophosphohydrolase, whose translation MRTERANGGGQAERRDLRVIVGAAIIRDGRVLACARSAPPEVAGMWEFPGGKVEPGESETAALARECAEELAVRVEIGDRVGRNVRMAHGRSVLKVYAARLLHDDQPQALEHSALRWLSADELDTVTWLPADAPIVAALRPILAAA comes from the coding sequence GTGCGGACCGAACGGGCGAATGGCGGCGGGCAGGCCGAGCGACGGGACCTCAGGGTGATCGTCGGGGCGGCGATCATCAGGGACGGCCGGGTGCTCGCCTGCGCCCGCTCCGCCCCGCCCGAGGTGGCGGGCATGTGGGAGTTTCCCGGCGGCAAGGTGGAGCCGGGCGAGAGCGAGACCGCCGCGCTCGCCCGCGAGTGCGCCGAGGAGTTGGCCGTACGCGTGGAGATCGGCGACCGGGTGGGCCGCAACGTCCGGATGGCCCACGGCCGCTCGGTGCTCAAGGTGTACGCGGCCCGCCTGCTGCACGACGACCAGCCGCAGGCCCTCGAACACTCGGCGCTGCGCTGGCTCTCCGCCGACGAGTTGGACACCGTCACCTGGCTCCCGGCCGACGCACCCATCGTCGCGGCCCTCCGGCCCATCCTGGCCGCCGCCTGA
- a CDS encoding LysR family transcriptional regulator — MLERHELETFLTLAEELHFGRTAERLRVTTGRISQVVRKLERRVGAPLFTRTSRVVQLTPIGRQLAEDLAPLVAGIDDAVRRAVDAGRGVTGRLRVAFLGEWTAPTLLKAVALFSQRHPDCQVEVREVQLFNSRQSLLDGSVDVLMAAYPFDGMACGPALLEERRLLAVTAGHPLTREASVSLETLGDHPVVQYPAVTSAEFKRDRTPERTPSGRPVPKGPAGNTFSEMLTLVAMGRGVLPVGEHTRRYYPRPDVAYVPIRDAPPIRRGLVWRESNGTARVHEFVRAATDANTT; from the coding sequence GTGCTGGAACGACACGAGCTGGAGACCTTCCTGACCCTCGCCGAGGAGTTGCACTTCGGCCGGACGGCGGAGCGCCTGCGGGTGACCACCGGGCGGATCAGCCAGGTGGTCAGGAAGTTGGAACGCCGCGTCGGCGCCCCGCTCTTCACCCGTACCAGCCGGGTCGTCCAGCTCACCCCGATCGGGCGGCAACTCGCCGAGGACCTGGCGCCGCTGGTCGCCGGCATCGACGACGCCGTACGCCGGGCCGTCGACGCGGGACGGGGCGTGACCGGGCGGCTGCGGGTCGCCTTCCTCGGCGAGTGGACCGCCCCGACGCTGCTCAAGGCCGTCGCCCTGTTCTCGCAGCGCCACCCAGACTGCCAGGTCGAGGTGCGGGAGGTGCAGCTCTTCAACTCCCGGCAGAGCCTGCTCGACGGTTCCGTCGACGTCCTGATGGCCGCGTATCCCTTCGACGGGATGGCCTGCGGTCCGGCGCTGCTGGAGGAGCGACGGTTGCTCGCGGTGACCGCCGGGCACCCGTTGACCCGGGAGGCGTCGGTCTCCCTGGAGACGCTCGGCGACCACCCGGTGGTGCAGTACCCGGCCGTGACCTCGGCGGAGTTCAAGCGCGACCGCACCCCCGAGCGGACCCCGTCGGGGCGGCCGGTGCCGAAGGGGCCGGCGGGCAACACGTTCTCGGAGATGCTGACGCTGGTCGCGATGGGGCGGGGGGTGCTGCCGGTGGGCGAGCACACGCGCCGCTACTACCCGCGCCCCGACGTGGCGTACGTACCGATCCGGGACGCGCCACCGATCCGGCGGGGCCTGGTCTGGCGGGAGAGCAACGGCACGGCCCGGGTCCACGAGTTCGTGCGGGCCGCGACCGACGCGAACACGACCTGA